The genomic stretch GTCAAAAATATGGTGCGCTTACTTTACATTATAGGCCTATTATATCATCTAATTACTATGATTTTCTGTTTAGTAAAAAGGGCATACAATTAAATGGAGAATTTGCGATTTATGAAGTTGTACTTGACGATCACATTAGTCCTTCAGAGGTTAAGGTTATAAAAGGGTTTGGTGAAGAGGTGGATTCAGAGCTTGTAGATGAACTCCTAAAGTCAAAATGGGAAATTAGATTTTACCCCAAGGAAGATGAGATCGATGGAACAATAAGTGTAATAGTTCCAGTATTTTATTACCCCGCAGAGAGAGGCGAAAAGAGTTTTTTGAGCACTTTTGTATTATAAGAAAATCTAAGTTTAGTTTTAATTCATGTCTATTCAATGTGTATCTTGCTAATTGCGATCATACTTATTGCCCATGAAAACTATCACCTTCCTTTTCTTTCTTCTAATCAGCTCATCCGCTTTTTGTCAAAACCCTTTGAATACTAAAGGAGAATCCCAGGAGATTCTTGATTTGATCAGCTCCTATTCCAAAGCTAGGGATACAAAAGACACTGTTCTGCTCAAGGAAATTCTGGTTGAAGATATTGACCAGTTGGTGTCTTCCGGCGAATGGCGAAAAGGAATTGCCGCAGCTGTTCAGGGGATGATGCAAAGCTCATCAGAAAATCCAGGAGACCGTACGTTGAAGGTGGAGTCTATTCGCTTTCTGAGTCTTGATGCGGCTATTGTAGATACACGCTACGAAATCAAAAATGCCTCAGGAACAATCCGGAAAATGTGGAGCACCTTCATAGTCATTACAGAAACTGAGCAATGGAAAATCTCTGCGATACGGAATATGCTCCCGGCAGGAAACTAGTCGATTGTCCATTCATTGAAGTTCTCTTTAGTTACTACAGCCCATTTTGCTGAAGGATACCCCTTTGCAAAAGCAGCTGGAATTTTAGATTTAGAAGAAGCCCATTTGCATTCAATTGCTTGTATTTCCTGCTTACTGTTGATCTCCAGTAAGTCGATTTCTTGCCCATCATAGGTTCTCCAAAAGAAGTATTGAGGGTTGTATCCTTTGGAACTGTTGTATTTCATCCGTTCCACGATTATCCATTGCTCCCATAGTGCTCCCACATCATTTCTGAAGTTTAAAGGACTAAAATTGTTAATCAATGCATTTCGAATTCCATTGTCATAGAAATACCATTTTCTTGACTTCGACACTTCCTTTCTAAGATTCTGACTAAATCCTCCCAGAGGAAAAATTATAAATACTTTTGAGAGTAAATCTAGGTAACGATCTACTGTTTCTTTATTGATCTGAAGGCTGTTTCCCAGTTCTACGGTACTCACTTGGCTTCCAACTTGGAAAGCAAGTAGTTTCAACAAGCGAAGCAAAACGTCAGCGCCTTTGATCATTGTCAGCGCTAAAATATCCTTAAGCAGATAGGAATTGACTAAAGACTTCAAGTATTCTTCCTTCTCCTCAAGGGAGGGGAGATGGATTAATTCTGGATATCCTCCATAAATAAGTCTATTTGGTAGTTGATTAAGGGAATCTAATCTGTTTTCTGTTTTAGTTAATTCTGTTTGAGCGAGTGGTAAAAGAAGATATTCTAATTGCCTTCCTACCAGAGGTTCACCGGCATCATTCACCAAATCCAAGCTACTGCTGCCAGTAGCAATGATAGTGATACCTTTTACAGAATCTATCATTAGCTTTAGGATTTTGCCGATATTGGGAATTGCCTGAGCCTCGTCAATGATGATCAGTTTTTTACCGCCAATTAACTGTGTGTAATTCGCTACAGTCCTGTTTTGTAAATATTCGGAAACCTGGATATCTTCTCCCAAAAGCATTAATGTGTTGTTCTCATGCTTCTGACGGATGTTTTCAATTATAGTGGTTTTACCTGTTCTTCTACTGCCATATAGCATCAGCACCTT from Algoriphagus sp. NG3 encodes the following:
- a CDS encoding YybH family protein; the protein is MKTITFLFFLLISSSAFCQNPLNTKGESQEILDLISSYSKARDTKDTVLLKEILVEDIDQLVSSGEWRKGIAAAVQGMMQSSSENPGDRTLKVESIRFLSLDAAIVDTRYEIKNASGTIRKMWSTFIVITETEQWKISAIRNMLPAGN
- a CDS encoding ATP-binding protein; the protein is MEIPRFIEKKLVNQIGKQKVLMLYGSRRTGKTTIIENIRQKHENNTLMLLGEDIQVSEYLQNRTVANYTQLIGGKKLIIIDEAQAIPNIGKILKLMIDSVKGITIIATGSSSLDLVNDAGEPLVGRQLEYLLLPLAQTELTKTENRLDSLNQLPNRLIYGGYPELIHLPSLEEKEEYLKSLVNSYLLKDILALTMIKGADVLLRLLKLLAFQVGSQVSTVELGNSLQINKETVDRYLDLLSKVFIIFPLGGFSQNLRKEVSKSRKWYFYDNGIRNALINNFSPLNFRNDVGALWEQWIIVERMKYNSSKGYNPQYFFWRTYDGQEIDLLEINSKQEIQAIECKWASSKSKIPAAFAKGYPSAKWAVVTKENFNEWTID